The following proteins are co-located in the Alcaligenes faecalis genome:
- a CDS encoding TonB-dependent siderophore receptor, translated as MPAVSTNFARSRLRLLAPVTRSAMLLAAAGSPAWAQDTAADAPVELSTITIKGNRDPGVTETDPSYTTQAMSTATGLSLSIKETPQSVSVVTRKMMDDRGLQTTADALQSAPGISVTRSDTNRYSFSSRGFGIDNYQFDGLTQPVLSPWAFGESNLDLVVFDRLEVVRGATGLMTGAGNPSAAVNYVRKRPLRDFAASGGISVGSWDFVRGYADVSTPITKDGRIRGRIVGAYGKANSYTDLQDTNTRTLYGVVTADLMPGMELTGGVAYQSSSNNGFGSGFPLFYSDGSRTDFKRSISNNTDWSRIENNTTTGFVDLSHRFENNLSLRLSYNQSYTDAFMKNLFRGGYPDRETGLGTSNSYSYYEGDVRRKALNASLSGPFTLFGKEHEFSVGWMMSQDRVSFPQYRAVPPLAAAASFYQPGQEPEPNWSSEPSQADDTDNKQSGAYAVGRFALSDRLRLMVGGRLSNWETDQTYFGSKRQYRHRNEFIPYAGLIYDFDDTYTAYASYTEIFKPQNARDEQGVILAPITGKSYELGLKAAWMDGRLNGALSLFQTRQDNLAEATGNNVIGAPPNTPAYRPVSGAKVEGVELELGGELMPGWNLATSLTTFTAKDAKGKPINTSKPRTLFKLYTTYRLSGDWQGLTVGGGIDWQNRMYQNATAPGRKVVNVEQGSYAIVNLMASYDFNKRVSATLNVNNLFDKKYYSQIGFYNQGWYGAPQNVMLSLRAQY; from the coding sequence ATGCCTGCTGTTTCCACCAATTTCGCTCGTTCAAGACTGCGCTTGCTTGCCCCTGTCACTCGTTCCGCCATGTTGCTGGCTGCTGCTGGCAGCCCTGCCTGGGCGCAGGATACGGCGGCTGATGCGCCTGTGGAGCTGTCCACCATTACGATCAAGGGCAATCGTGATCCCGGCGTGACGGAAACCGATCCCTCCTACACCACCCAGGCCATGAGTACGGCGACAGGGCTGTCTCTTTCTATTAAGGAGACGCCGCAATCAGTCAGCGTGGTCACCCGAAAAATGATGGATGATCGCGGCTTGCAGACGACGGCGGATGCCTTGCAAAGCGCGCCAGGTATTTCTGTGACACGCAGCGATACCAATCGTTATTCCTTTTCCTCGCGTGGTTTTGGTATCGACAACTATCAGTTTGATGGTTTGACGCAGCCTGTTTTATCGCCCTGGGCCTTTGGCGAGAGCAATCTGGATCTGGTTGTTTTTGACCGGCTTGAAGTGGTGCGTGGAGCAACCGGCTTGATGACGGGGGCCGGTAACCCCTCGGCAGCCGTCAACTATGTGCGCAAACGTCCTTTGCGGGACTTTGCCGCATCGGGGGGGATCAGCGTCGGAAGTTGGGATTTTGTGCGTGGGTACGCGGATGTGTCTACCCCGATCACGAAAGATGGTCGTATCCGTGGTCGTATCGTAGGAGCCTATGGCAAGGCCAATAGCTATACCGATTTGCAGGATACTAACACCCGTACCTTATATGGCGTGGTCACTGCAGATTTGATGCCCGGCATGGAGTTGACAGGGGGCGTTGCCTATCAGTCCAGCTCCAATAATGGTTTTGGCAGTGGCTTTCCGTTGTTCTATAGCGATGGCTCTCGCACGGATTTCAAGCGTTCGATTTCCAACAATACAGACTGGTCACGCATCGAGAACAATACGACAACGGGTTTTGTGGATTTGAGTCACCGGTTCGAGAATAACTTGAGCTTGCGTTTGAGCTATAACCAGTCCTACACCGATGCTTTCATGAAGAACCTGTTTCGGGGTGGGTATCCGGATCGGGAAACAGGGCTGGGTACATCGAACTCTTACTCTTATTACGAGGGGGATGTACGCCGCAAGGCCTTGAACGCATCCTTGTCCGGGCCATTTACCTTGTTTGGCAAAGAGCACGAGTTCTCGGTGGGCTGGATGATGTCTCAGGATCGCGTCTCTTTCCCGCAGTATCGGGCCGTGCCACCGTTGGCCGCAGCGGCCAGTTTCTATCAGCCAGGTCAAGAGCCAGAGCCGAACTGGTCAAGTGAACCATCCCAGGCTGATGACACGGATAACAAACAGTCCGGTGCCTATGCCGTTGGTCGTTTTGCCTTGAGCGATCGTTTGCGCTTGATGGTGGGGGGGCGGCTGAGCAATTGGGAAACCGATCAGACGTACTTCGGTTCCAAGCGCCAGTATCGTCATCGTAACGAGTTCATCCCCTATGCCGGTCTGATCTATGACTTTGATGATACCTATACCGCCTACGCCAGCTATACCGAGATATTCAAGCCACAGAATGCCCGTGACGAACAGGGTGTAATCCTGGCACCGATTACCGGTAAAAGCTATGAGTTGGGCTTGAAAGCGGCATGGATGGATGGCCGACTTAATGGGGCACTGTCCCTGTTTCAGACGCGGCAGGACAATTTGGCGGAAGCCACAGGCAATAATGTGATTGGCGCACCCCCCAATACGCCTGCTTACCGCCCGGTGTCGGGAGCCAAGGTAGAAGGGGTAGAGCTGGAGTTGGGCGGCGAACTGATGCCGGGCTGGAATCTGGCCACGAGTTTGACGACCTTTACCGCCAAGGATGCGAAAGGCAAACCTATCAATACCAGCAAGCCGCGTACCTTGTTCAAGCTCTACACCACCTATCGCTTGTCAGGGGACTGGCAAGGGCTGACCGTTGGTGGCGGTATTGATTGGCAAAATCGCATGTATCAAAACGCCAC